GCGAGATCCCGCCATTAGTGGTATGCATTCACTTCGATGCTAATTCATCTCATCCATCTCAAGTGGAGTTAGCTCGTGTAACTTTGTCCTCTAGTGTCGGCAGCATCCAAAACTATCTCATAGCATGACGGGCACGAGCACATATTCTTCTGCATTATGATTGCAATTCACATGGATGCTTCTGCACTTGCCGAATATGATCAGAAGCATATTCGGTCCAATAAAGTCCATGTATATAGATTATACttgcaaaaatcaaaatttgttGTTGCTTAATCAAGACTATCACAAATGGAGATAAACCAAAATGGGACCTGAGTACCGCGTTACAAGAATGAACAGTTTTAGGTACTTCACGCTTTATAAATGGATCATCTTTCTGTAATGTAGATCGGGGTCAGCGCTCCCCAAGGCAGTGGAAAGACAACTCTTGTTTTCGCACTTGATTATCTCTTTCGGGTTTCTGGTAGGTGAGTCCTTCTCATCATGTTGATCACCGTGTGTTTTGTTTGCCTGTATGAATGAAATTTAAGAGCCAAACTATTGCGTGCCTCAGGAATTCCGCCACATTGTCTATCGACGACTTTTATTTGACTGCAGCAGAACAGGCATGTATCGTCAAATATGAATCAATTATTAAATCTGCTTCGTGGAataccccttttttttaatgagcATCTACTGAATATTAGTGAATGGTCGGCGAATACATTTTATCTGCAGGGTAAACTGAGGGAAAGTAATCCTGGAAATGCTCTTCTAGAGGTACACTGTTCTAGTTCAAGTCCTGTTCAACATGAAGTGGTAGTACCTGACCAAAAATTTACAGTTCCGTGGAAATGCTGGGAGCCATGATCTCCAATTCTCAGTTGAAACACTCGAGTCACTGATCAAGCTAACTAAGGAAGGTACTGGTTATGGATAAGTATATGTATCTTCTTCAAAGCATCTGTGGTCATTTGTGCGTAGgtatttttttacattttgGGATAGTTATTGAAGGGAGCTGGCATCCTAGATTCATCGGTAGAAATTTTTTTGCggtaaattttttttttactgagaTTACAGTTGTTTTCTACAACATCTAGGTATGAAGATGAAGCTTCCACGCTATGACAAGGTAAAAGGTTGCAGTTATCTTCTTGTAGCTGATGTTTATATCTGAGTAGCTGCATGATACACCTCACATGTCCATGTAGTCTGCCTTTGGTGGAAGAGGTGACCGGGCTGATCCTTCAGTATGGCCAGAGGTTGAAGGGCCCACAGAGGTAAATGTAATGTTTAGATGAAAAACATTTTGAGCTGCGATATATGTGTTTCTCAACTTTTCATCTGTCTGTCCTAGGTTGTTCTCTTTGAAGGATGGATGCTTGGATTTAAACCTCTTCCAAATGAAGTTGTGAAAGCAGTGGACCCTCAggtgagtttctggggattATCACATTATCTGATGTTTGTTTTTACTTTAATATGACTGGAATTTTCTCTCTCATTTTCAGCTTGAGGTGGTTAATAAGAACCTATATGCATACTATGATGCATGGGACAGATTCATCGAGTCATGGATTGTCATAAAAATTAAGGAACCTAACTGTGTATTTCAGTGGAGATTGCAGGTTATTATCAGATTTATCCGACTAGTGGTCTGACAGTATGCACAAGACATCATGGTTGGAGTTTTCTGATGATGCTATTTTATTTGCAGGCAGAGGTAGCTATGAGAGCAGATGGTAAAGCAGGAATGTCTGACGAGGAGGTGTGTTTCTCATATAAATAATTCGTTCATTACTGTGACCTTGTATTCCAGTTGGATCATTTGTTCTGCTCGCACCTTACTCATTGTCAAGGAAAGTAGAGTGTCTTATCTCTCTGGTCCTACAATCCTACATTGTCAATACAAACCTTTCCATCAAATAGGAACATTTCTTTCTGAGTTCTCAGCTGTGAGTTGTGATCAATCTGGATAGTGTACCTCACAAATCAGGGtagttaaaaataaataaaagatcaGGGCCGTTGTGCAAAATAAAAGGATGCCTGGATGCAAAAGTACTTGGTTACTTACCATTGCCACTTCACCCTATAATTTGGCAATAAGTTATCTGTTATCAAATCATACATGATTAACTTATGCAATTTCCTGAGTAAATAATTTTATGTGATTCATCAAAGCTCCTCTGAATCGTGTGGTGTATCCATTGGTTAACTCAAATGTTCCTTGCAGTGCTGATAACTATAAAACATGAATCTGGCAACTTTTGCAGGTTATGGATTTTGTATCACGCTACCTACCAGCgtatcatgcatatttgcCCACGCTATATAAAGAAGGACCGAATGGCGCAAAGAAAGACCACCTGCTGGTCATTGACATAGACGAAGAGAGGACCCCTATCACTGGTAGTTGAGTCCGGAATGTACATTCTGAAATGGATATCTTGACTGGGTGGTTGAGCTTGGGATTTCGTATCTTTCTGAGACCAGTTATGCCAAGCAAGCACCACCCTCCTGTTGCTTCTTACAACTTAAAATATACCAAGTGTGCAAACTTTATGTATATCAAATTTTGCTATCTACTTAATGAAATTGGCAACCCATTGTTCGTCCTCTGTCAACCAATTTTGTTTGCTATTTATGTTATCGAATGTacattttgcaaaattgcCTGCTTGTGTTCTGCGTGCATCATCTGAGGTCTTAGTTTATGCATTTTGCAATATGAATGCAGTGATGATTTCGACATTTTACGATGTTGCTTGATGAATGGGGCGATTCTACTTATAAGAATTAGCACGACGTGCTCATATTCTTTTATATTACattacatacatatacatatataaaagAGTCAATTGGTGAAGGTGGTCCGTCACATATTCGACTTCTTTcactataaaaaaaacatatactcGCCTCCTTCGCCTACAACAGTGATATTGTTTATTACTCTAACAAATGCAAATAATATGTGACAACAGTTTTTAACGGTGTAATTTATCTATGGTAaatattaatttgttttgtttgtagcTTTGTAGCAAGGCACAAGTATTTTAGCTgattgaaaatatatttttatttttaccaCGATTGGTATACTCTTTCTTGTTTGTGCCATCATAAAAGCACACATCATATATAAAAGAAGCAATCGGTGGTGGCGGTCCGTCACTCCTTATATTATAAAAAAACTTCTCAACTTTTTTAATGTAAACAATAAATCTATTGCAATAGGCTGGGGTGATAATGATGTTTGCCaccaaagttgaataaagtcATCAACAAATACCATTAATATGTAATGATATTTTTTAGTCTAATTTAGCCATAGCAACTAATTTGTTttatccgtagcaacgcacaggTATGTcgctagtatatatatacatatataaaagAGTCAATTGGTGACGGTGGTCCGTCACATATTCGCCTTCTTTcactataaaaaaaacatatactcGCCTCCTTCGCCTACAACAGTGATATTGTTTATTACTCCTCTAATAAATGCAAATAATATGTGACAACAGTTTTTAACGGTGTAATTTATCTATGGTAaatattaatttgttttgtttgtagcTTTGTAGCAAGGCACGAGTATTTTAGCTgattgaaaatatatttttatttttaccaCGGTTGATATACTCTTTCTTGTTTGTGCCATCATAAAAGCACATTtgagctactccctccaatccatattaattgtcgaaatattacatgtatctagacgttttttaagcataaatacatccatatttggacaaatttgagaccgttaatatggatcggaggggtATTAATTTTCCAACTATGAATTATTTTTCAATTGACCTCTGCTATAGCTTGTAAATTTCATGGAAAGAGCATTGTACTCCGTATAGTGAGTGAATCCACTGTCAGATGTTTGAATTCCATGCTTTCTGTTTGTAAATAAGAAAGCGTTCTGAACTACGTAGAGCTTATTTTGATGAAGCTCCGGAGATCAATACAATAAGTATGTTACTATATGTACTAGGACATCAAACTCCGTCGTAGTCTAGGTGGTTAGGATACTCGGCTCTCACCCGAGAGACCCGGGTTCAAGTCCCGGCGACGGAATATTTTTAAGTTGCGCACtcatttttccttgtttttcaTCACCCGAGCTGCCGTGACCTGCTAACCCAGAAGTTTTGCTGAAATTTGAGACCAGACCAATTGGCTGACATATGGGGACACCGGTTTTGTTCAAATGAATTTCAAATGTACAGTAACTCCAAAGGAACTGATTTTCAAGCAAATTTTGTCAAGTTGCCTTTTGGAGTGGGCTAAAGATAAACAATGAACCACAGAGAATAAACTTTCGTGTACCccatcgattttttttttgagggatgTACCCATCGATTTTGCAGGAAACAAAACGTACAACACAATCTTTTTTCCCCTCACGGATTCACGTGGCAACTACACGAGCATCCGATGGTGGGATAGATGTCGGGTTCTGATGGTAATTTTTCTGAACCAAGTCTTGGCATTTGATGCCATGTTCTGAGACCAAAACCGGGAAAGCTCAAGGTATGCTAGGCTTAGTTTTGCACCGTTCTTGTTATGCTGTGGTAGCTTCTCGTTCTATTGACCCTActcgatattttttttctatctccATGGTTGACTTATGTGGTCGAGAACAATCGCTCACAAAGTacactagtactccctccgtcccatctATAAACTTTATAAAGTTGAATCCCATTAAGTgcagttaatttagcaagctcAACATGCAGCCTGTCCACGTCAGCGTCCACGTCATCCCAACTCACGCGCCCGTTCCGTTCACGTTTGTCCCGAGTCGCACCACCGTCCTTTGCACTCCCCGCGCTATGGGTCGCTCTCGCAATATGGGCCGACTTCGCCAGCGTTATGGGCATCAGTTGCCTTTTCTTCTCCCCGAGCGcttgcctttttttcttcctcttcatctgaACGATCTGCTCCGCCGCCTGGCCGATGCTCTCCTGACCACAGAGGCACAAATGCAAGGACATTGGGAGCAGGTCTTTAGGGAGTCAACCGACCGCCGTCGCACAAATGCAAGGACACCGGGAGCAGATCTATAGGGAGCAAACCGACCGCCGTCGCACCgccggacttcctccacgagCTTTCGTCAATCTCCGACTGGCCACACGTGGTGGCTCTTTGTCCATGCCAGGAAACACCTCCCCCGCGGCCGTCCCGTGGATAGGTTGCCACCCCGGGCGCCACCACCTGACGatcttcttccacaagattccgcccgcctccgcctggCCACAAGTGCTCTGCCAAGCCATGAAACTCCTCTTCCTGTGGCCCGTGGCCAGGTCGCGGACTCAACGTCTCCCACTAATTGTTGATCTCCCCGTCTCAGTGATTTCTCCGGCCTCTAGCCCCCTACGGTAATCCCAACCCCTAGTTTCAATCACGCCCTCAATTCGTTGTACTGTTTGATGTTATCCTCCTCAATTCCCACTGAAATTTCAGTGCAAATAATACGAAGAGGCACGAATGTGTAATGAGTATATTCCCAGTTATCCGTCTCAATTCCCACTGAAATTTCAGTGCAAATAAAACGAATGTGTGACGAGTTGATTCCCAGTATATGTGCAAATTAGTTGGGCGAATCATTTCTGTAGTTTGGACCATTGAATATTGACGAGCTTGAGTTGCCGTGGTATGAAATTTGGAACATGTGAGTGCATATATGTTTTCTTCCTATTTGAACTGTAAAGCAATTTCGAATGCAGTAAGAAATTTACCACTAATAAATCTACTTTCAAACATGGGTAAGTCGGTGGTGATAATTTACTTTCAAACATGGGTAAGTTGGTGTGGTGATATTATATTTTGTCAGGGTACTGCGGCTATTGGATGTTTGTACCATCTCCATTCAGGTTCATTATCCATTGTTTTTTCGTTTTCCCATTTGTCCCTGCAGATGCTTTCACGGCTTGATTCTTTGTACATGGCTGATGCAGCTGGAAGTCTTTTTCCTTTGCAGATGTGTTCTACggcaacaaacaaaaaatagcaCGGTAGTAGCATGAGGTAATTCTCTGGAATATGGGATAACTGCTACAAGTTTTAGAAGTGGCAAGAAATCATAGCACTTCATTCCATGATCCATCCTACCTTTGATTTGTGCTTACGATTGCATATTTTCTGCCAACTGTAGCCTGTTGTATTCAGATGATGTTATCGGCCACCGCCCTTGCGTTGCCCTTCTCCTCTTGCTTCTGCCACCGGTGAGCACGGTCCGTGCCACCCCTCTGTCGTCCTTGGTGGTGAGAACCCTCTGTTGTTGTTTCTATATAGATGTGCTTCAACTTTATCTCCATTCCCTCACCGTCTATATCTTTCAGTTCTTGACTAGCGTTTTGATTATTGTCGAGGGCTCCAAGATCATCAAAATGTTCCAACAATCCAGCCGCCGGCTTCATGGGTGATTTTTTGCATTCACGATTTGTTTTATCCATAGTCACCATAATTCATGCACCCTCCAGGTCTGATTTCTTTCCATGTAAATTTTCAGGTTCTAACTATGGTTTGAAGCAGCTTAGACGCAGGCGGTCAGTACCTTCTTACCGTGCAAATCAAACTGGTGCACTGTCCGATTGATGTTACTGCCCCTCATTTTTCACGTTATCTCCACTTATTTGTTCGCGGCAAGCAAAATATACAACACTATTCTGAATATTCAGACCCAAGCAACTGAAAACCATCATGTTTCAGAGATAGCCTACTGCTTTCCCATTATCTAATCTTTCCCATTGAGAATAGCCGATGCCGTATTAATTTTCACATGTGAATTCATCGTCTCTATTTATTTGCTTATGTAAATGTTTTCTACTGTATCCACTCTTCTCTAGGTGTCTCCAGTCATGGATGCTTAGACCACATATCAAAACAAGCATAGGAGAGATGATTTCCATCAGGTGATTGTAAGCGCGGTAATTGATACTTAAGTTTTCTTTGTTCATGTATAATCTGGTTTTCTATGTACTGAATATTCCACCATTTGGTATAAAGGTTGTTTGTTTATGCAGGTTCAGTCGCTGGCATCTAGAGAACTAATATCATGGGTGAGAATTGGATGGTAGATACCATACAGGAAAAAAATGTGGTGGCTTATTACATATATAGATTTGATATTTTATTACCTTGCTATTTGTATGTGCTAACATGTGTCGGGGTTTGTTATTATTATCCTTAGCAAACAATTTGGATCATGTTAAGATTGAAAGGATAGTATGAAGAGCTGAAAGTCTACATAATTCATGCTAAGGATAATAGGAACAAACTAATATTTGTATGTGCTAACCATGTTTGTTACTATTTATCCTTTCAGCTCACACTGAGTTGAAATGATAGTATGAAGATAATTATTTACCAGGTCTACAACATGGTTTGTTAGCATAATTGAGtagacatattttattgaCACTTTTATAAAATGTTGACTAACTTCTTTTAAACCACTAATATTCCCAAAAATCATCGATCATATAAGGTACGTCTTTTGTAAGCTTCCAGTGTTCTTTTTCCCTTGACTACATGTTTCTTCAGAGCAACTCATATTAAGCAATCATTCcgcggcaacgcgcggggtatcatctagtattaagtgactttctattacatatatctagacgttttttaggtatagatacattcatatttgggcaaatttgagtcacttaatatggggatggaggaagtacgtTATTTCCTATGTTCTCAAATTCCCATTTCCAAACTAACCAAGTAGGAAGATTTCATGTGATTCTTGGCTCACAGTTTTGCACCCGAAATCCTTCTTAATTCTCGTGTTTCAAACGGAGCCTTATCTTCTCTCACACGACAACAATTACACCACTATAGTTTCTAGCCGCTCCGTCATGGTaccaagaattttttttttggctggtCGAGCAAGTGCTCCATCATATCATAGATTATAAGCTGAAATAGCAAGAGTAGCTCTAAAGCTTTCCTTAATAGCCtcatctcctccctccctgccccccccccccccccgccctctctctctttgccCCTACCATTGCCATGTGACAAATAAAAAACTATTTAAGAACTCAATTTTTCAAATCCATGAATATATTTCTAAAACTCCTAAGTTGAGGGAAGATGATGTAGGCAGTAGGGGGAAGAAATACTCACCGCAGGCTTCATGTCATCATGTGCGCTGGAGTCCAACTATATTGCTGTCAGCACCTCCAACCACCGGCACCAAAAGTCGTTGGTGTCGTCCTTTGCAACGATGGCTCCCTGCGGAGGGATTTGCAATGTGACGAGGCAGGGAGCGTTGACGCATATGGCGGcaaagcagagcagagcagagagagagagagagagagagagaaggtgaaAACATGACGTCCTCTTGAGATTGGGTCGAGTTGGGCTAACGTGGATAGGGTGGCATGGCGCCACCTCAACAAAATTGGGGTCGAACCCGTTGAATCCGACCGTGTGTGTGgatgggtgggtgggtgggtggggagGTTATTCTAAATGGTTTTCATAGTTTAAGTGATACTTTAAACATGGTGGAGTTATGGGTTATAACTACCGCGATGCAATGTCCATGCCTCGGCTTGTCGTTGCTCTACTCTATCCATATCGATCCACTACTAGTAGCACCCGCCACTTGAAGTTCGAATACTAGATCTAATCCAAGATACATGAGGATGATTGAGGGAGCATGAATCATGAACGAATGGAAAAGCGGGATGAGCTAGCTAGATCTAGCGTCCTTATTAGATTTTTTAGAAGGGTTGGATTGGTTGAAGAACTAGTACCAACGTATTGCGACCCGAGAGAATTTTTGGCCAACCGAAGCGTCTCCTGAACAAGCTCCCCGCCTTTAGTCTGGTGTGCAAGCTCCTAGAAATGAAGCTTCTTGAAAGAGCCCAGTGAAATGGGGTTTGACAGGACCGCACAATTCTCTTGGCTCCACACGCTCCAACCATGGCATATGGATGGAATCACCAACTTCGACGGTGTTGATGGACGATGGGTTGGGAGCTGATAGATGACAAGAAAAAGTATGTGCGTGCATGAATGCGGGACTGCAAATTGCGCAAGAAATCACACGAAAGTAGTTAACGTGAGAAGAATCATATCGTAAGAAAGATATGATATCTCTCTTTTTAACCTTCCACGTCATCATTTTTCTCGAAGCATTTTGCCGAAGTGGAGTAGGAGCAGTGGCCAGGTAGTGGGTCAGTGTCACGCCTCTAGCCGTCACGGGTTCACGCACGCGTCGGCGACAGCTAAAGCGCACAAATTCCCCAACACTCCGTTCACGGTTCACCGTAGAATTCGAACCCTACGACGCCTCTCGTCTCGTCTCGTCTTCTCCACTGAGCGCTGCGTCCCCTGCTCTCCTCTCCTTTCACCCCTCGTGGGCTTTGCCGAAGCCGTAGCCCCGTaactcggcggcggcggcggcggccacggaaATGGCGACCCCCCTCGCCGGGCTGCAGGACCACCTCAAGCACGCCCGCGACTACGCGCTCGAGGGCCTCTACGACACCTCCATCATCTTCTTCGAAGGCGCCATCGCCCAGATCAACAAGTGAGCTCCCTAGTCCCCAGCCCCCCTGCACCCTCCTCGTGGATTCGCTATCGATTAGGAATCTATGGAGTATGGTGATCCGGTTAGATTCATAATTCGGGATGGTGGACCCATGGGGGTCTGTGCATTTGACCTCACGGTTTCGGATTTGTCCGGTGAGGATCCATTTTATTGCTCCGGTCCAGTGAGAGTCCTGGCGATTAGGTTATTTAGGTTTGAGAAACCATCGTCTGTATGCACCGATCTGCCCTCATATGGCTCTAATTAGGTAATCCTGCTTGAATTTAgccacacacaaaaaacaagATAGCTAGGCATGGTTTGTTTTGAGATCTAGAATTGTCGAAAGCGTCATAGTAACTGATGTTTATGATTTGGGTGCTTCAGAATAACAAGCGATGTATGTAAATCTGCTGTGGATTTGAAGTCATCAGTGAAGGCACCTTTGTTATTGTAGGAGTGGTAATGAGCTTTGCATGGTTATGAAGTTTGATGCTTTATTTGATCTTTTTAAATTTCGAAAGAGCAATGATGTGTTTTCACTAGATGCACTCGCATTAGAATACAGCCTTTCGCTGATCAAATTTGAGTTGCACTGTGCGGCTGTGCCATAGGAAAAGGGCTTTTCTTCTTGTTCAGTTAATAATTAACTACATATTTGAAGGCAAAATGTTTGATATGGAAGCTATTTTAATACTGAAAGCTTAACAAATGCATTTTAGCTATTGTTCTTCATGTTATGATAAATACACCTTGATCATGATTCACGCAGGTATCTAAGTACTTTGGATGATGCCCTGATTCGCACAAAATGGTTGAACTGTAAGAAAGCTATCTGTGAAGAGGTAGAAATTGTGAAGCAGCTTGATGCCCAATTGAAGTCTTTTAAAGAAGCTCCTGGGACAACGCGGTCCTCGTCTCCGCCTATTCGCTCTAATAAATCATTTCTTTTCCAACCATTGGACGAGTACCCAACATCATCGCCACCAACCTTTGATGACCCTGATGTTTGGGCGCCTCCAAGAGACTCATCAAATCGAAGGTCAACAAGAGGCCAATCTAGTGCGAGAAAATCCTCCCAGGATGGAGCTTGGGCACGTGGTTCATCAAAGACTGGAACACCTAGCCGTGGTGCAAAACATAATGGGAGCAAAGCAAGCTCTGCAGTAAGATCAGCAACTGCTTCTAGCACTGGTGGGAGGAAAGGAAAATCAAGTTCAAGCAAGCCTGATTCAGCAGTAAGTTATGTCAAGCAGATATTCTTTACACTCTGAAATCTTTATTTGAGCAAACATGTTGTGTCGCGGTTTGTTAGTTTCCTCTGTCTGCACCAGTGATAGGAAAAGTAGCACTGAGTTCTACTCCTAGGTACTGTTTACCATCTATCTGCCtagcacaaaaacaaaaaggaagctTCACAACATCATCTAGGATACACATGTCGTGTATGGGTTGCAAAATGTGTCTACCATCTGTTATTTCTAGCATACCACTAGAGTTGACAATTTAAAGTAGAGTTGACAATTCTTGGCTAGGTACTGCTGAAGTCAATCCACTTAGTCTGACTTATCTCTCCTTTTAATTTTTCCGTAGAAGCTAGCCTTCAATACATCAACTTTGGTTCTCCATCTGTCCCTAAAATTATTTAGTTTGCCATGCCAATaaaatatgtatttttattGTTGTTGAAGACAACCTTCCCCTTTTAATTCTACTGGAGGAACACCGCGCCATCTATTTCTAGCTCTCTTTCCTGTGCATTACTCATAGGCACAAAGTATGATGTACTACTCCGCAAGAACAATGTTAAACCTACCAAGCATCTCAAAAGCAATCCTATACCGCAAGGGGAGAGCATCTTTTCTTATTCTCCAAATTAGCGAACTGACTTCTGCATGTATACAATATGTAAAATATTTTCCCTATCTCTTTTTGGGTTCAGCATTTGATCCTTGTACTTGATGATAGCTAACTACGAATTATTTCTATATAACCTTCATATTTCT
The Brachypodium distachyon strain Bd21 chromosome 2, Brachypodium_distachyon_v3.0, whole genome shotgun sequence genome window above contains:
- the LOC100840924 gene encoding D-glycerate 3-kinase, chloroplastic, which produces MTPLRAAPPPLSASAPHHAAVSSSAPPLLFAKPYHPKAAASCSLTATAATSSRKAFLSCPDHSPAAGRSLAPARSAPASSPALISAVQDLYEFICSGPLVDRIGYSREKIAESIDRWLWCGSQVSRLFRLDELRLSDAEKSRIYHFYIPVFLWCEDQVAEHRSKYNQGSEIPPLVIGVSAPQGSGKTTLVFALDYLFRVSGRNSATLSIDDFYLTAAEQGKLRESNPGNALLEFRGNAGSHDLQFSVETLESLIKLTKEGMKMKLPRYDKSAFGGRGDRADPSVWPEVEGPTEVVLFEGWMLGFKPLPNEVVKAVDPQLEVVNKNLYAYYDAWDRFIESWIVIKIKEPNCVFQWRLQAEVAMRADGKAGMSDEEVMDFVSRYLPAYHAYLPTLYKEGPNGAKKDHLLVIDIDEERTPITGS